From a region of the Vanrija pseudolonga chromosome 2, complete sequence genome:
- the TRY3 gene encoding uncharacterized protein (Transcriptional regulator of yeast form adherence 3): protein MKFGKEFQHLLEASDFPDDWKHSAIEYGKLKKLIKNVAAELEGMGLPPEVLHKLLVTEQGGAAAPGVAAAAGAGPAAAGPSSAAASAPAATIEELDDADDMFEFEFESTSLSPEVGKTHKHSPKEVLLDPVFDEDGDDEEEAAGSLSHHQAGGSLAPRKFRLRLVSDAEGAAGGTPGTTPPTRPMSVTGMLRTMSDSDSVRLGAEERAASPASHHRVIKRAEGVKAEYVLAGDEKHPVPQIRLHVAHLDAGSGVNTPERSDSTPLYTTDTDSGDESSDAFAALAEGMSPSTLKTPRAAAGEPAIPPSPTLRHMRTIASPIFALASGANLQDGMGKLSLGEAMGDEDIDGIGVDGAGVRADTELPLVAPVARATIHELTSTESLTPSLLASAPAVAARAASPPPTRPPLVAGSGSEREFIIPLHSDEAFFNVLTAALRSLSEFHKEQQEQFRKATLALCAMISASIQPGDGVMVLPTPLNSSPVDGLVKYEYHSSTPSQKDLYAWREIFSLWIESEIFESQAERDRGERTVDEAERRLKIFANEVVKRGLGDRRSIKGKKTRKAWDEFLRLNVLLLDLKRFQTANIDAARKILKKHDKRTALTASTGLSAFVRQTLSAHTSADGNVTTWVFYNTSLPHVLLASLTDTLLPILPSLDDYACLICMSIAFKPIRLTCGHLFCVRCLVKMQQRSKENCPLCRAPSVLLADKSCLDTALMNFMKDWFPREVKDKQRENSDEIAKESVEAAGMDHRCVVQ, encoded by the exons gccccgggggtggcggcggcggcgggagcggggCCAGCTGCAGCTGGCCCTTcctccgctgccgcctctgCCCCCGCAGCCACGATCgaagagctcgacgacgccgacgacatgtTCGAGTTCGAGTTTGAATCcacgtcgctctcgcccgaggTGGGGAAGACGCACAAGCACAGTCCGAAAGAGGTGCTCCTGGACCCCGTgttcgacgaggacggcgacgacgaggaagaggcggCGGGGAGTCTGAGTCACCACCAGGCCGGaggctcgctcgcgccacgAAAGTTTCGGCTACGACTCGTGTccgatgccgagggcgcggcgggcgggacgccgggcacgacgccgcccacgcgcccGATGAGCGTGACGGGCATGCTGCGGACCATGTCTGACAGCGATTCCGTGCGCCtcggggccgaggagcgcgccgcgagccccGCGTCGCACCATCGCGTGatcaagcgcgccgagggcgtgaAGGCGGAATACGTGCTCGCAGGGGACGAGAAGCACCCCGTCCCGCAGATCCGCCTGcacgtcgcgcacctcgacgcgggcagcggcgtgaaCACGCCGGAGCGGAGcgactcgacgccgctgtACACGACCGACACGGACTCTGGGGACGAGAGCAGCGACGCgttcgccgcgctcgcggaggGCATGAGCCCCAGCACGCTCaagacgccgcgcgccgccgccggcgagcccgcgatcccgcccagcccgacgcTCAGACACATGCGTACGATCGCCAGCCCCAtcttcgcgctcgcgtccggCGCCAACCTACAGGACGGGATGGGCAAGctctcgctcggcgaggcgatgggcgacgaggatATCGACGGGAtcggcgtcgatggcgcTGGCGTACGCGCTGATACGGAGCTACCGCTCGTGGCgccggtcgcgcgcgcgacgataCACGAGCTCACGTCGACTGAGAGCTTGACGCCGAGTCTGCTAGCTTCTGCGCCCGCCGTGGCTGCAcgcgcggcctcgccgccgccgaccagACCGCCGCTAGTCGCCGGGTCGGGCTCTGAACGCGAGTTCATCATCCCGCTGCACTCGGACGAGGCGTTCTTCAACGTcctgacggcggcgctgcgctcgctctccGAGTTCCACAAGGAGCAGCAAGAGCAGTTCCGCAAAGCGACGTTGGCGCTGTGTGCCATGATCTCGGCGAGCATCCAGCCCGGGGACGGGGTGATGGTGCTGCCCACGCCGCTGAATTCGAGCCCcgtcgacgggctcgtcAAGTACGAGTACcactcgagcacgccgtcccAGAAGGACCTGTACGCGTGGCGCGAGATTTTTAGCTTGTGGATCGAGAGCGAGATCTTCGAGTCCCAGGCGGAGCGGGACAGGGGCGAGcgcaccgtcgacgaggccgagcgccggcTCAAAATCTTCGCCAACGAGGTCGTCAAGCGCGGGTTGGGCGACCGGCGCTCaatcaagggcaagaagaccCGCAAGGCATGGGACGAGTTCCTGCGCCTCAATGTGCTGTTGCTCGACCTCAAGCGCTTCCAGACGGCGAAtatcgacgccgcgcgcaagaTCCTCAAGAAACACGACAAGCGCACCGCATTGACGGCGAGCACTGGCCTGTCGGCGTTCGTGCGCCAGACGCTCTCGGCGCAcacgagcgccgacggcaaTGTGACCACTTGGGTGTTTTACAACACGAGCCTGCCGCATGTGCTCTTGGCGAGTTTGACGGATACCCTCCTGCC CATCCTGCCCAGTCTCGACGACTACGCATGCCTCATCTGCATGTCGATCGCGTTCAAGCCCATCCGCCTGACATGCGGGCACCTGTTCTGCGTGCGCTGCTTGGTCAAGATGCAGCAGCGGAGCAAGGAGAACTGTCCGCTGTGCCGTGCGCCGagcgtgctgctggccgaCAAGT caTGCCTCGACACCGCGCTCATGAACTTTATGAAGGACTGGTTCCCCCGCGAAGTCAAAGACAAGCAGAGGGAAAACTCGGACGAGATTGCAAAGGAgagcgtcgaggccgccgggATGGACCACCGGTGTGTGGTCCAGTAG
- the GLX3_2 gene encoding Glyoxalase 3, with amino-acid sequence MPPSKVAIAIASSPASGGLNPEDVLRPFTAFRWAGLDVDFVSDNGTYSTLSPPTSPTTASFEERELLADPSSEFRAALARVKPATAATPAAYGIVLSAPGDGLAPKVLAAGGITVSVPPPTGSSPRTSLDVSRDGPAQTGADELRAELAGLSDATSKGVTVSGRSVVARSSRAGEAAALAAIQVYNSL; translated from the coding sequence ATGCCCCCCTCCAAagtcgccatcgccatcgcctcgtCCCCGGCCTCGGGCGGCCTGAACCCCGAGGACGTGCTGCGGCCTTTTACTGCGTTCCGCTGGgcgggcctcgacgtcgattTCGTGTCGGACAACGGCACGTACTCGACTCTCTCTCCCCCGACTTCTCCAACCACCGCATCCTTCGaagagcgcgagctgctcgccgacccgAGCTCCGAGTTCCGCGCGGCCCTGGCCCGCGTCAAGCCCGCCACTGCTGCCACGCCCGCGGCCTATGGCATCGTGCTGTCTGCGCCGGGCGACGGGCTCGCCCCGAAGGTCCTCGCGGCAGGCGGGATCACCGTGTccgtgcccccgccgacTGGCTCCTCCCCGCGCACGAGTCTGGACGTGAGCCGCGACGGGCCAGCGCAGAccggcgcggacgagctacgcgccgagcttgctgGCCTCAGCGACGCGACCTCCAAGGGCGTGACTGTTTCCGGCaggtcggtcgtcgcgcgctcctcccgcgcgggggaggcggcggcgctcgctgctaTCCAGGTGTACAACAGTCTGTAG
- the SPAPB1E7.08c_2 gene encoding putative MFS-type transporterc, whose protein sequence is MANHQTPDTNHLAAQQTPPSPPTATATPPEFDEKAINEKHLDVNNTHKELDNLRSDNESLISDTTLIAQREGIKPAFLAKVQVLNNALAEIGMGRYQYELFFSGGFGWFADNIWLQGVAIVMPAVANEFKPYPHVRLATLALYAGLIFGAAFWGCSADIVGRRFAWNATLVIGGVFGLCVGAAPNFVVFCVFISLVGVGVGGNLPVDGTMFLEFLPGNKQYLLTLLSIWWAIGQVVASLIAWGFIAKYGCAEPPKGEFCSKESNMGWRYTYYTLGAMMIFLWVLRFFVMPVYESPKFLASKGKDTEAVEVIHKIAKRNGVTVNLTVQDLRDAAAPYLTEAERNGEVDTKFTVWELFKNSFDELKGEHVKALFVNRKIAFSTSLIVFCYATTGIAYPLYMAFLGTYYAQKNAELGVTNIDEIYRSYTYQAACGVPGSIVAALMVDWSRTGRKVSMAAFTMGTGIFLFALTAAKSLKAVNALTCIAAFMENGFYGVLFGYAPELFPTPSRGTGDALCATAMRITGIFAPVIAVYSKAALTPNGPIYASAGIFCATAVCMLFLPTETRGKTAL, encoded by the exons ATGGCCAACCACCAGACACCCGACACCAACCACCTCGCGGCACAGCagaccccgccctcgccacccacggcgacggccacgccgcccgaGTTCGACGAGAAGGCGATCAACGAGaagcacctcgacgtcaacaacacccacaaggagctcgacaacctccGTTCCGACAACGAGTCGCTCATCTCCGACACCACCCTCATCGCCCAGCGCGAGGGCATCAAgcccgccttcctcgccaagGTCCAGGTGCTCAACAATGCGCTCGCAGAGATTGGAATGGGTCGATACCAGTACGAGCTGTTCTTCTCGGGCGGCTTTGGTTGGTTCGCGGACAACATTT GGCTCCAGGGCGTCGCTATTGTCATGCCGGCCGTGGCAAACGAGTTCAAGCCCTACCCCCACGTCCGTCTCGCTACTCTTGCTCTCTACGCTGGTCTGATCTTTGGTGCTGCCTTCTGGGGCTGCTCGGCTGACATTGTTGG ACGTCGCTTCGCCTGGAACGCGACCCTCGTCATTGGTGGCGTCTTTGGTCTCTGCGTCGGTGCTGCCCCCAACTTTGTCGTCTTCTGCGTCttcatctcgctcgtcggcgtcggcgtcggaggCAACCTCCCCGTCGACGGCACAATGTTCCTCGAGTTCCTGCCCGGCAACAAGCAGTACCTCCTCACGCTGCTGTCCATCTGGTGGGCTAtcggccaggtcgtcgcTTCCCTGATCGCCTGGGGCTTTATCGCCAAGTACGGCTGTGCCGAGCCTCCCAAGGGCGAGTTCTGCTCCAAGGAGTCCAACATGGGCTGGCGCTACACCTACTacacgctcggcgccatgATGATCTTCCTCTGGGTCCTCCGCTTCTTCGTGATGCCCGTCTACGAGTCGCCCAAGTTCCTCGCctccaagggcaaggacaccgaggccgtcgaggtcatCCACAAGATTGCCAAGCGCAACGGCGTCACCGTCAACCTCACCGTCCAGGacctccgcgacgccgccgccccgtaCCTCACCGAGGCTGAGCGcaacggcgaggtcgacaccAAGTTCACCGTCTGGGAGCTGTTCAAGAACTCGtttgacgagctcaagggcgagCACGTCAAGGCCCTGTTCGTCAACCGCAAGATTGCCTTTTCGACCTCGCTCATCGTCTTCTGCTACGCCACGACCGGTATCGCCTACCCCCTGTACATGGCCTTCCTCGGCACCTACTACGCCCAGAAGAatgccgagcttggcgtcaCCAACATTGACGAGATCTACCGCTCCTACACGTACCAGGCTGCATGCGGTGTGCCCGGCTCGATTGTCGCTGCGCTCATGGTCGACTGGTCGCGCACGGGTCGTAAGGTGTCCATGGCTGCCTTCACAATGGGCACTGGTATCTTCCTCTTCGCCCTGACCGCCGCCAAGTCGCTCAAGGCCGTCAACGCCCTCACCTGCATTGCCGCGTTCATGGAGAACGGTTTCTACGGTGTGCTGTTCGGCTACGCGCCCGAGCTCTTCCCCACCCCGTCGCGCGGTACGGGTGACGCTCTCTGCGCCACGGCCATGCGTATCACGGGTATCTTTGCGCCAGTGATTGCTGTCTACTCCAAGGCTGCCCTCACCCCCAACGGCCCCATCTACGCCTCGGCAGGCATCTTCTGCGCGACGGCTGTGTGCATGCTCTTCCTGCCCACAGAGACGCGCGGCAAGACTGCGCTCTAA